The Pieris brassicae chromosome 3, ilPieBrab1.1, whole genome shotgun sequence genome contains the following window.
TCGAGTCTTTACATCATGCTCCACTCGattttttatgtcatctcgggaaaaaatctatattgCCTACACGAATAATAAGAGCTTATTTAGGCTTACAAGTTACCACGAGTGATGTGTAGATGTTGGTGACctcaaaaaaatactttcactGAATGATGGGATCAGTAAAATGCTGGGTTCGTAAAACTGGTTTCTAAAAAATGATTGCGTCAATAATTAGttgtatcaaataaaatatcgctTTCAGCCAATCCACCTATTTCAATATCCGTAGCACGATTCTACACTTGGAATTACGTACAGAACTTGAAATGGCTATTTTAATTGTAGGTACGCTGCTCTTGAACTTTGTTAACGACTATGAATTACGAGATATGAACCATAAAGTTTTTACAAACAATACcggaaaaataacattttctaGGTGTGTTATTTCGCATACATACGCTAATTGATGAAAACACTAAAATGTCATTGCCATGAAACTGATGACCaagcaaaacaattttaaatatatccgttatgtttttattaaatcccCCCCGAAGGGAAAATCCAATAATCCGAAAAtctcaataaaataaacgtgACCCACGCAGATACAAATAAGCAAATTTTCTTAggatttaagaaaaaatattatatcgcCCAAAATCAAATATCTCAGAGACATGAATACAAGATTAGGTCACAGATATGGCCTAATCTTATAGGTATTCTATGCAGCACTAATTACAAATTAGTATTCAGATTTGCACTtctgatttttaattcatgAGGTACGTAACGACGGATTAAGGATATTTCGTTGCTAaccgttgtgtaaaacaattattactgTGATTATAAGCTATCTATAataacaaagagggtttagaGCTCTGAAACGTGAGAATACTAGTAAAGGCATACATAGGCTAAgaaaattcctttaaaaaattatcacatGGTGCAAtaatacgtatttaataaaaatgtatgttttaaaaatacacaaaatactCTTATAAATAGATCGTCTatgatgtttaaaattttttattacattagacAATTGACAAATAATAAGCTAAAACTCATTTTGCTTTCTATCACTCGAAATTGTCTgtcttaaaaaatacttttataaaataataatgaataaataatataagtaccGAAATAATATCGATCAgccatattatattaaacagatatattaataataaaaaaatataacattaaaaacattattacgtACGGTTTTtcaattccttttttaaagtatCACTGAGCAAATTTGAATGCGCGCGCTATACACCGTTGGCATCAATAAACTGTTACATAGTACATACCACCAATACCACTTCCATCGCGAGGAAAATTACAGTGTTGTATAGCTAAATATCCAGAtgccatttaaaatatagtagatATATTAAATGAGTATTAAagattaagtaaataaaagattttattacagtaaGATTTGTTTAggtatatattcaaaattatttgatttttctaTAGATTTGGAATAAAAGTCTTTGCTTAAACTTCCAGTTAGATGCGAACTAAATGGCATTTTGTATGTACTTAAATAAAGacttatgttttttaaataactatgaaAGTGTTATACTGTTTGTTAAGTAAAACATTACACTATATCTACTGTAATCACGGTAAATGTTGAAAAAGTTAACATATTTAGCAGTCTGTTTAAACTTGGACGTTGCGTAAAAAAGCTTTTACTTACCACACTATGCCATACCGGTTGTTTAAAGCCCCGTAAAACCCAAATACGGCAGACAAACTTGTGCGTCTGTTAAAGTCACCATTTCAAAAAGTAATAAGCCATCTATAACTTTCGGCACTGTTTGCCTGGAAATCGATCTCAGGACCTCGCAATGTATTGTGCATCAAACATCTAAGCATTTTCCCGTTTATTTGgaagattaaatatttaaatacgaaATGTATCAAATGCACAGgcgataattaaaaataaagttggcGCCTGGCACGTACATAGTAGGTAGCCATAACCCCAGAaatggtgctttcctcgctcaacgaataaatatcgcaatacGAATTAtacttcaaaatttattttagttttctattcatctataaataatctaaGTCTCTTAATGATATTCAAGTAGATCGCCTTGTCAGTTGCATCGAAAAAGTTTAtagcattaaaatattatttagcttAAAAATATGATGATATTTCGTAAAGTAtactaaaaattcaatttatgcATCATCAAAGGTTATGAagataattcattaaatataatttcactaAGGTTGTCTGTAATTCTATTGTTATAtgcgtaattaattataatttatatgaagatagctaaaaaggttgtttaatatttaacacgtGCCACAAGTAAGAAcctattcattattaatataataaaagattttgtcccaaaatttatgaaaattatttctttatttttactgCTATGTTTTTAGCTGTTAAAATTAGCCAGCCAAATTTTCTAGAGCCGTCGCGGTCTCGTTGGCTTGCAAGTGCTTCAACAGCGTCGCAACCTAGCCCCGCTATACCAGTTGGTCCCTTGGTCTCTAAGAGTAAAATAAGATGGCGTTTAAATGAATTGTCAAACCAGTGGTCTATgtattataacttattttaaaactaagctCCAAAACTCTAATAGGCTATTagagaaaatgaaaaataaaatgttattaatagtGTCAGAAACTAGACTTTAGTCGATAAGCGATGACGACGCTTGCAAGAGAAGTCATTCTTCGCCTGTCTAACCCTAACGCTGACATGCGAGTTTTAAAATGACAATTTGCATAGGTTCTAAGGTCTATTAATGACTATTACAGCTAATCATAAAACaacttatgttattaaaatgacTGACAAATATACCATGGAATAGTTTGAAACAGCCTTGCCAGTTGAACTCCCGGCACTAGAGGGCAGCcaaattaactaaaatcattTACAAATACGAATCGacctgtaatataaaaaaatcaatagcattacaacctttttaggtctgggcctcagatttctgtatctgtttcatgatcatttgttaatcgaatgggcaagtaggtgatcacccttctgtgcctgagacacgccgtcgactttttgggtctaaggcaagccgatttcctcacgatgttttccttcaccgttcgacctacgacctcagggatgggagtcgcacgctgaagccactaggtcaactgCTCTAACCTGTATCATACTGCCCAAAATATAACACATTATTGTTAGTTTCTGTGTTGAAAGGTAAAATTCAccatgaataaaaaaaaatcaataatataatggCCCTAACTTACAAGTTGTACTGTTTTTTCCTGTTACCTcgcaatttaatataaactattatgGAATAGTCAATATGGTGTTATGAGCAGACAAGGGCAAAGACAAATAAAAGATTACGCAATatctcatattttattaaacattcacATTGCAAATACAACGATTTCCTATCGACACATCTTAATGTAAccatataataaagtatagttaaaactaatattattaagataacACTGAAGATCATAACTTAATTGCACCGAACAaatgcttaaataaaaatagctaaaaaaatatcgcaaaagatatattaaattctataaaataaatataatctaaataatgGACAAGATTTCATAAGCCTACAATTTTTTCCGTAATGAATCTTAACTACggaattgatttaaattcacgtgaaaatatatgtaataaaatctaaacaaaaaacaaatactattttaaaggCTCGTACAGTCAATTAAAAGGGAACTgttttataagtgtacatttgACTTAAAATCacgaaatttataaaaaacctaGCTTTTACtttcaataaaatagtatttgatctcaaaaataaaatcttatatagCATTAGTTCCATTCACGACAAAACTGTTCACCTCAGTATTATTCCTCGAATCGAAAGCTACCTCTTCGACCAAAATATCCTCATTTTTTACTGGAATCAAGGAAAAGGCGTTCAAAAGCTCGCCTATCTTCCGTCCAGTGGAAAGCAAGGTATTGGTTAGAGTGCTGTCAAATTCTTCATGTTTCGGTAAAGCTCTTGGGGTTTCGTAGTTTTCTTGTTTGATTATGGGTGCAATGTAGTCCTTGCCGTCTCCGTAATCGAACTCTGTTTTCATACGTTTCTTGTTTGGGGGCCAATCTTCGTCTATTGGTAGGTCAATGTACCCTCCGGGAAGCTTGGTTTCGGTTTGCTTGACGACTTGGTAATCGTGGTCGGAATGCGCGCGGTTGAATGTGATCAGCTCGTCCATGTTGAATTCCCCGTCATCTATTACAGCCTCGTCGAGGAtcatttctaaaaaataaaaaaaaaactgagtACCTAAATATATACATGAAAAACGTATTATTGACATACCTAACAATCAGATACAGTGCGAATATAAAAGCATACAGACGAATACAGGTCTaagttgatttttatatttattttatccaaATCTCGTTTAACCTTTAGCAAAAACTGGTTAAATATGTACGGAAGATAAGCACCCACAACACTGAGATTTACCTATAATTcgcgtaatttaaaaataaatactatttgaaAGTGATGCAATTCTTTTAAGAACAGCGCCATCTGAATTGCGTAATAATAACTCTAcgtataaattaagtaaaatacaaataatttatgattttagctgtcaaattacaattattagaaatatttttagccGATTAACAAGatcgttataatttaaacatacctTATAATTTCTAAAGTTACCTACAAACCTACATATTTTATCGTGTTcgaattttgatataaaaaccGAATGAAATGTCAAGCAGCGAGATAACTGATATTTCGAGTTTGGTTTGCGTAAGCGCCGGCCTTATCAGTCCGGTTACATAAATGGCAAATTAACCGATATACGGATTTACTATTGAgtataaagaattttttacGGAGTGTCGGGGCCTTAATACTCTCCACTAAGTACTTTTGTAAACAGAACCCCTAGAtcaaatttttacataaatttgttttagtctGAACTTCATTTGATTTTTTGAGTCTGACAGGTTTCCCTACTATACCTATTACGGCATATTAAATACCGTACATTAcatgtagaaatatttaataacaatagaaATCAATGTAAGAGGACAATACTAATACTACTATAATAAACCAAACCAACAATGTTGAGCAAGCGCAATGAATTGCATTCAAAGCGTACATTTTGGTACTTTCTCTTTACAACTGAACCGTTCACGACATTCACTAACGTCCTGGTTCATTATTACCATTCGTAATCAAGGGCTGGCAGTTATAGAATATATCGTATATATTACCAACGTAtactaaattgtaattttgatATCTTAGATGTCGCAAAAACTACACGGAAAAGTCAcccaatattattatattataaatttaagattttcgctatagttttatctttttattgcatgttgtaaatagatattttagtgAATTCTCAAATTCACCTACTGTATAGCCTTTCAATAAATATCGCTTgtgtaacaaaacaattaaaaattcctaaaaattatttaatacaaaaaataacctaaaattttatttatcactaTACTAGaactaattttaaactaattatgtactttacataatttatactaatacttttttaatactttgtattaaaaaatagtaattaagtCTGTGCCCTAAATTGAACAATttcgtaataaaattgtaacaataAATTTGAGAAAAATGTGGTTACTTGGAGCATTTCGTGAGCGTATTTGGAACTAACAAATTCGAGAAAAGATTCGAAATACAACTATACATTGTATTTGTTATccatgtattataattttctatcaTATTTCCGCGAAAATTTTGGAGTAATAGTTGTACtattttaattgcaatatGCAATTTTTTATCCTTTTATGATAAGGAAATTCACACATCAAAAAGCATAGTATAAAAAACCCTTACTGTTTGTAGCTGACAACAGAGCTCTAGTAACTGCAGCTGGAGTGGTGGAAGCCCTTTCATTCCTACGTACTGGCTCCTCACGCATTGACGGTAAGGCAACTAACGCCACGGACAACAGGAGAACTAGGAGACACGTCGCTGGCTGCGCTTTGCCGCTAGATGGCGTTACGCCGGTTAATACGCtctgaaaaatttataaaccaattaagtttttttgtatagaacaaaaagtattctaagggttaaatgtaataatgttaatgGAGAACAGACAACGGAAATTTATAGTCAAAATAAGTCTCGAAAATTGCAGGGAAAAttaaaaggtatattttttgatCACCTGGGTTGTGATTCCTTTTCTCCCTAAAGATTagatattatactatatattcattatatgggattacaactattttttttctgtttgtttaATGATTTCCTTCATTTTTGCAttgattgtattgtttttttattatttttactctttaGTTTTTAAGGAAAGGAGTTTTTACTGTGTTGTAACCCTTCTTCTTAGACTTAGTGTATTTCTAATGTTTAAgcattaacaaacaaattaacgTAAGCCGTAAATACTACGAGTCGTATTACAAACTAAGTTGACAGTAATCGTAggatggattttctttttgcaaataatttatgaaaatataaattccttttaaaataaccGACTCCAAATCGCACAGAAAATAGTAAactaatggcgctacaaccttttaggtcttggcctcatatttctgttatgtttatatattttgttgtatatattccgtgataatttctaataggcaagtagatcattaaataataaatacaaataaaatcgtTAATTACCTGTAACCTCTTCAACTGTTGCGTAAGACTCTGGTTCTGTGACTGTAGCAGTTTGATCCTCTTCATCAAGGTTTGATTATCCGCTGTGCATTGTTTGAccctgaaaatatttagtagttagtacttacaataataaataacggatattaaccgtaaatatgctagaataagtaataaatacatttaaaaattcaagaaattaaatcattataaatatttttatcagagGCGACAGGATAAtctaatgtaaaaataaaaaatacaattagtcACCTGTCTTCTAATCCATCAACATATTCCTTCTTGCGTTTCCTAGAATCTTGCGCAGATATCTTATTCCTGATCTTGCGTCGTATCCTTTTCAATTCTCTTTCTTCGTGCTTTGTAAGCGGGTAGCTTGTTGGTAGAGTTATCCCCTCCTTTGCTAGTAAACGGCGTTCCTCAGATGTTAGAACGAGACGAGGATATCCATTTCTTCCGTCGTGAATTTGATCTTTCTGATCGGA
Protein-coding sequences here:
- the LOC123707248 gene encoding uncharacterized protein LOC123707248 isoform X2, whose amino-acid sequence is MDKKLDLLSLLESDSWQTTSDDFLENIFSLEQGSLDFLENSIPDFNLCPNEPEINGLSSSSSDSGVSSDQTEFDFEQQLSPYLIQNSCDEEVNGPKPMSPGQNVIINDGSTSPGRDVIINDNSSSTDFDILDFEQNVVPSFINTFPVKPERKRRSSSSSQVTVQAKVQRPAIKIPATSVQKPQLVVKAQPQKPMKVANIQVINPQTKVYSKPVESVAPQRRVIRVAPMAGNPRSILLPVTIKDMKDLKSIKIINAADLKNASNIKIAAANLLSQSKRHEESRSDYEYDSNMNCDDSGSEHSDDDSDQKDQIHDGRNGYPRLVLTSEERRLLAKEGITLPTSYPLTKHEERELKRIRRKIRNKISAQDSRKRKKEYVDGLEDRVKQCTADNQTLMKRIKLLQSQNQSLTQQLKRLQSVLTGVTPSSGKAQPATCLLVLLLSVALVALPSMREEPVRRNERASTTPAAVTRALLSATNKMILDEAVIDDGEFNMDELITFNRAHSDHDYQVVKQTETKLPGGYIDLPIDEDWPPNKKRMKTEFDYGDGKDYIAPIIKQENYETPRALPKHEEFDSTLTNTLLSTGRKIGELLNAFSLIPVKNEDILVEEVAFDSRNNTEVNSFVVNGTNAI